The Metabacillus schmidteae genome has a segment encoding these proteins:
- a CDS encoding glycoside hydrolase family 43 protein, with protein METKTKPNKPIVEHIFTADPSAHVFEGKLYIYPSHDLDHDGPSNDNGDQYAMEDYHVLSMEDFDSPCIDHGEVLHLKDIPWAKKQLWAPDAAYKNSTYYLFFPARDHDEIFRLGVATSNNPAGPFTPQENYIPGSFSIDPAVLVDDDNKAYVYFGGLWGGQLEKWKTGTFDPNGQEPAADEPALGPIVAELTDDMLSFKGKPQEISIIDESGQPILAGDEDRRFFEGAWVHKYNGYYYLSYSTGTTHYIVYAISKSPQGPFVYKGRILTPVIGWTTHHSIVQFKDKWYLFYHDCSLSDGVNHKRSVKYTELTYNEDGTIQTIEPYKG; from the coding sequence ATGGAAACGAAAACAAAGCCAAACAAACCAATTGTAGAACATATTTTTACAGCAGATCCGTCAGCACATGTATTTGAAGGGAAGCTTTATATTTATCCTTCTCATGATCTTGATCATGATGGACCTTCTAATGACAATGGGGATCAGTATGCAATGGAAGATTACCATGTCCTATCAATGGAAGATTTTGACTCTCCATGTATCGATCATGGTGAGGTTCTTCACCTAAAAGATATTCCATGGGCAAAAAAACAGCTTTGGGCACCTGATGCTGCTTATAAAAATAGCACCTATTATTTATTTTTCCCAGCACGGGACCATGATGAAATCTTCAGGCTTGGTGTAGCAACAAGCAATAATCCTGCAGGTCCTTTCACACCGCAAGAAAACTACATACCTGGCAGCTTTAGTATTGATCCTGCTGTTTTAGTTGATGACGACAACAAGGCTTATGTTTATTTTGGCGGCCTTTGGGGAGGACAGCTTGAAAAGTGGAAAACAGGAACATTTGATCCAAATGGCCAAGAACCTGCTGCAGATGAACCTGCACTAGGACCAATTGTAGCTGAATTAACAGATGATATGCTTTCCTTTAAAGGGAAACCTCAAGAAATCTCAATTATTGATGAAAGTGGACAGCCAATTCTAGCTGGTGATGAGGATAGAAGATTCTTTGAAGGGGCTTGGGTCCATAAATATAATGGCTACTACTATCTCTCTTACTCAACAGGGACAACTCATTATATTGTGTATGCCATAAGCAAAAGTCCACAAGGTCCTTTCGTCTATAAAGGAAGAATTCTTACTCCTGTTATTGGCTGGACTACTCATCATTCCATTGTTCAATTTAAAGATAAGTGGTATTTATTTTATCATGACTGCTCATTATCTGATGGAGTGAACCATAAACGCAGTGTTAAGTATACAGAGCTCACATATAATGAGGATGGTACAATTCAGACAATCGAACCTTATAAAGGATAA
- a CDS encoding S8 family peptidase — MFGYSMVQMVRTYANKMDRPLREEILNLYKPLKHTPCVFHNLIEQNMKRTKKVPVIIEFEHDQYDRGCEQVKGTIQSCPISKVKKNFPRITCSSVDLTPNTLEELLTNCHGIKRIYLNSKVHALLDVAVESANAQNVVRNNTVLTGKGVKIAIIDTGIYPHEDLEGRITDFVDFVNGRTNPYDDNGHGTHCAGAAAGDGAASSGRYRGPAPEADLVGAKVLNNAGAGTLESIMQGVEWCIQYNEENPTDKIDILSMSLGSTAQPYANENRDPMVQMVEAAWAAGIVVCAAAGNEGPESQTIASPGISDQVITVGALDDRNTPGTKGDDVIASFSSRGPSIYGVAKPDIVAPGVNIVSLRSPNSFLDKFQKGNRVGNFYFTLSGTSMATPICAGVVALMLQNDPSLKSIKVKQLLKSGADVWKARNQNIYGAGYINAEKSIPKR, encoded by the coding sequence ATGTTTGGTTACTCGATGGTTCAGATGGTTCGCACATATGCAAACAAGATGGATCGACCTTTAAGAGAGGAAATCTTAAATCTCTATAAGCCACTTAAACATACACCGTGTGTTTTTCACAATCTGATAGAACAAAATATGAAAAGAACGAAAAAGGTACCAGTTATTATAGAATTTGAACATGATCAATATGATCGTGGGTGTGAACAAGTTAAAGGGACGATTCAGAGTTGCCCTATCAGCAAAGTTAAAAAGAATTTCCCTAGAATAACTTGTAGTAGTGTAGATTTAACTCCTAATACGTTAGAAGAACTTCTCACAAATTGTCATGGAATTAAAAGAATCTACCTGAATAGTAAGGTTCATGCTTTACTCGATGTGGCGGTGGAATCTGCGAATGCCCAAAATGTAGTACGAAATAATACAGTTTTAACAGGAAAAGGAGTTAAAATTGCGATTATTGATACGGGGATTTACCCGCACGAAGATCTTGAAGGAAGAATCACCGATTTTGTAGATTTTGTTAATGGTCGTACAAATCCGTATGATGATAATGGTCATGGCACACACTGTGCAGGGGCTGCTGCAGGTGATGGAGCAGCTTCCTCGGGGAGGTATAGAGGACCAGCACCTGAAGCTGACCTAGTTGGTGCAAAAGTATTAAATAATGCTGGAGCTGGTACCCTTGAATCTATTATGCAGGGTGTTGAATGGTGTATTCAATATAATGAGGAAAATCCGACAGACAAAATTGATATTCTAAGCATGTCTCTAGGATCAACCGCTCAGCCTTATGCGAATGAAAATAGAGATCCAATGGTCCAAATGGTTGAAGCTGCTTGGGCAGCCGGTATTGTCGTATGTGCTGCAGCTGGAAATGAAGGGCCTGAAAGTCAGACAATTGCCAGTCCAGGTATAAGTGATCAAGTTATCACTGTTGGAGCCTTAGATGATCGAAATACTCCGGGAACAAAAGGTGATGATGTGATTGCTAGTTTTTCAAGTAGAGGACCATCGATTTATGGAGTAGCAAAACCGGATATTGTCGCTCCGGGAGTTAATATCGTATCGTTAAGATCTCCGAATTCCTTTTTGGATAAATTTCAAAAAGGAAATCGAGTAGGAAATTTCTATTTTACATTATCAGGAACATCAATGGCTACACCAATCTGTGCAGGAGTTGTTGCTTTAATGTTGCAGAATGATCCTTCCTTAAAGTCAATAAAAGTGAAACAATTACTAAAGAGTGGAGCAGATGTTTGGAAGGCAAGAAACCAGAATATATATGGGGCAGGATATATTAATGCGGAAAAATCAATTCCTAAAAGATAA
- a CDS encoding sensor histidine kinase encodes MIKEFLLERLSWILFIFATQLLILLVAYLDPLLPLKPILYIVFIMTLLFFIFLILRYNKETKFYKLLKERENNFDSTDLTKPETPFEEIIATSSTEQTERLKRLASQNKTILEQEKDELLSWIHEVKTPLTAMHLIIERVEDQKLKSGLTYEWLRIHLLLDQQLHQKRIRFMENDLHIEKTDLEQLLFDEIKLLQSWCIQKGIGFDLQLDITEVLTDPKWLAFILRQLLTNAVKYSEDSDITLKSLKTNNQVILQLSDSGRGIDPKDLPRIFDKGFTSTTNHTDQSSTGMGLYLAKKVAESLHIHIEVESTFHVGTTFTLIFSKRNEFIDVMGM; translated from the coding sequence ATGATTAAAGAGTTTTTATTAGAGAGACTTAGTTGGATTTTATTCATTTTTGCAACACAGCTTCTTATCCTATTAGTTGCTTATCTCGATCCTTTATTACCACTTAAACCAATCCTATATATTGTCTTTATTATGACGTTACTCTTTTTCATTTTTCTCATTCTTAGGTACAACAAGGAAACGAAGTTTTATAAATTGTTAAAAGAACGAGAAAATAATTTTGATTCAACAGATTTAACCAAACCTGAAACTCCATTTGAGGAGATCATTGCGACAAGTAGCACCGAACAAACAGAGAGGTTAAAACGCTTAGCTTCTCAAAACAAAACAATTCTTGAGCAGGAAAAAGACGAGCTGCTATCATGGATTCATGAAGTCAAAACACCTTTAACAGCTATGCATTTAATCATTGAGAGAGTTGAAGATCAAAAACTTAAGTCAGGTTTAACGTATGAGTGGCTTCGAATTCACTTATTACTGGATCAACAGCTTCATCAAAAGAGAATTCGTTTTATGGAAAATGATTTACATATAGAAAAAACTGATTTAGAGCAATTGCTCTTTGACGAAATTAAACTATTACAATCCTGGTGTATACAAAAAGGGATTGGATTTGACTTGCAATTGGACATAACGGAAGTGTTAACAGATCCAAAGTGGCTCGCATTTATCCTGAGACAGCTTTTAACAAACGCGGTAAAGTATAGTGAGGACTCAGATATTACCTTGAAAAGTTTAAAAACAAACAACCAAGTTATACTCCAACTATCTGATTCCGGACGAGGCATTGATCCAAAAGATCTGCCACGTATATTTGATAAAGGCTTCACTTCTACGACTAATCATACAGATCAATCTTCTACCGGAATGGGTTTATATTTAGCTAAAAAGGTGGCTGAATCTTTGCATATCCATATTGAAGTAGAGTCAACCTTCCATGTTGGAACAACCTTTACATTGATCTTTTCAAAGAGAAATGAATTTATAGATGTGATGGGCATGTGA
- a CDS encoding Dabb family protein, giving the protein MIQRTVLLKFSEETTQEQLQEVIKRFKALEDVLTGIVEIQAGLNLAEKSKEYQVILMVRFEDQAALDAYTTNEDHQAVAAFIRESGRLDSIGVDIEI; this is encoded by the coding sequence ATGATTCAACGTACAGTCTTATTAAAATTTAGTGAAGAAACAACACAAGAACAGCTCCAAGAAGTAATCAAGCGATTTAAAGCATTAGAAGATGTATTAACAGGGATTGTTGAAATTCAAGCAGGTTTAAATCTAGCTGAAAAAAGCAAGGAATACCAAGTGATTCTAATGGTTCGCTTCGAAGATCAAGCTGCATTAGATGCTTATACGACTAATGAGGACCATCAAGCAGTTGCAGCCTTTATTCGCGAGTCTGGTAGACTTGATAGTATTGGGGTAGATATTGAGATTTGA
- a CDS encoding response regulator transcription factor translates to MFKILLIEDDRSLFHEVKERLAGWSYDVEGISNFNKVMQEFTDYNPDLVIIDIQLPKFDGFHWCRLIRNVSKVPIIFLSSRDHPTDMVMSMQLGADDFVQKPFHFDVLIAKIQAILRRVYDYSTEQTNMKTWCNATVDFEKNTVFNDAGKIELTRNEMFILKQLIQQKNNIVSRENIINSLWDDKRFVSDNTLTVNVNRLRKRLDEIGLGQYIETKVGQGYRAIEEDIYD, encoded by the coding sequence TTGTTTAAAATACTATTGATTGAGGATGATCGATCATTATTTCATGAGGTTAAAGAGCGATTAGCCGGGTGGTCATATGATGTGGAAGGAATTAGTAATTTTAACAAGGTCATGCAGGAATTCACCGATTATAATCCAGACCTTGTCATTATTGATATTCAATTACCTAAGTTTGATGGATTTCATTGGTGCCGATTGATACGCAATGTTTCAAAAGTTCCCATTATCTTTTTATCATCGCGGGACCATCCGACTGATATGGTGATGTCGATGCAGCTTGGAGCAGATGATTTTGTTCAAAAGCCTTTTCATTTTGATGTTCTTATTGCTAAAATTCAAGCCATCTTACGCCGAGTGTATGACTACAGTACAGAACAAACAAATATGAAAACATGGTGTAATGCTACAGTTGATTTCGAGAAAAATACAGTATTTAATGACGCTGGTAAAATTGAATTAACTAGGAATGAAATGTTTATTTTAAAGCAGCTAATTCAACAAAAAAACAATATTGTCAGCCGTGAAAATATCATTAACAGCTTATGGGATGATAAACGATTTGTAAGTGATAATACACTAACCGTTAATGTCAATCGACTTCGAAAACGATTGGATGAGATCGGATTAGGACAATATATAGAAACAAAAGTAGGACAAGGATATCGTGCAATTGAAGAGGATATATATGATTAA
- a CDS encoding FecCD family ABC transporter permease, whose product MIQSSLVKKQRIFIAIFIVLIFLTIIIGLGLGSSSVSYDRIIPTLLGQGTFKDEFVLFSIRMPRIFITLLAGMALALSGAILQGITRNELAEPGIIGINSGAGVAIALFYLFFPIDSGSFIYMLPVVAFLGALITAILIYVFSYDRKVGLQPIRLVLIGVGFSLALSGLMIVLISSADRVKVDFIAKWIAGNIWGTDWPFILALLPWLIILIPFTLYKANRLNILGLSEPVAVGVGLSIEKERIILLLTAVALAASAVSVTGGISFIGLMAPHIARALVGPRNQLFIPIAVLVGGFLLLLADTIGRNLVEPDGLPAGIMVALIGAPYFVYLLLKK is encoded by the coding sequence ATGATACAGTCATCATTAGTCAAAAAGCAGCGAATTTTTATTGCTATTTTTATCGTACTTATTTTTCTAACGATTATCATTGGATTAGGACTTGGCTCTTCTTCTGTATCGTATGATCGAATTATTCCTACTCTCCTTGGGCAAGGAACCTTTAAGGATGAATTCGTCTTGTTTTCTATTCGTATGCCACGTATTTTTATTACACTACTGGCAGGGATGGCACTTGCGTTATCAGGGGCAATCCTTCAGGGCATTACTAGGAATGAATTAGCTGAACCTGGTATTATCGGGATAAACTCTGGGGCAGGAGTAGCAATCGCATTATTTTATTTATTTTTCCCAATTGATTCAGGCTCATTTATTTATATGCTGCCTGTCGTTGCCTTTCTTGGTGCCCTAATCACAGCAATCTTAATTTATGTTTTCTCATATGACCGAAAAGTAGGCTTGCAGCCAATTAGATTAGTTTTAATCGGGGTTGGTTTTTCACTTGCTCTCTCGGGGCTTATGATTGTTCTTATCTCTTCTGCAGATCGTGTAAAAGTTGATTTTATCGCCAAATGGATTGCGGGAAATATTTGGGGTACAGATTGGCCGTTTATTCTCGCCCTTCTCCCTTGGCTCATCATCCTTATCCCTTTTACACTTTACAAAGCCAACCGCTTAAATATTCTCGGACTCAGTGAACCAGTGGCAGTCGGGGTTGGTCTTTCTATTGAAAAGGAACGTATTATTTTATTATTAACAGCTGTTGCACTCGCAGCCTCAGCTGTATCTGTAACAGGAGGCATTTCCTTTATTGGTCTAATGGCTCCTCATATTGCCAGAGCCCTGGTTGGCCCTAGAAATCAATTATTTATCCCAATTGCCGTATTAGTTGGCGGTTTTCTATTATTGCTTGCTGATACAATTGGACGTAATTTAGTTGAGCCGGATGGATTACCGGCAGGGATTATGGTTGCACTGATTGGTGCTCCATACTTTGTGTATTTACTACTAAAAAAATAA
- a CDS encoding ABC transporter ATP-binding protein: MKVLEATKIHKSFGNKFNKQEVLKGIDISIEEGEFVSIMGASGSGKTTLLNVLSSIDRVSEGTILIQGKEMTRMKEKELAQFRKHHLGFIFQDYNLLDTLTVKENILLPLSITKTPQKEANEQFEALASQLGIYELQNKYPNEISGGQKQRTSAARAFVHEPSIIFADEPTGALDSKSASDLLQKLSELNQKRKSTIVMVTHDPTAASFCHRVIFIKDGQVYTQLHKGVQERKDFLKDIIKTQGVLGGVQYEH; the protein is encoded by the coding sequence TTGAAAGTATTAGAAGCGACGAAAATTCATAAAAGCTTTGGAAATAAGTTCAATAAGCAGGAAGTGTTAAAAGGGATTGATATCAGTATTGAAGAAGGAGAATTTGTTAGCATCATGGGTGCTTCGGGCTCTGGGAAAACAACCTTACTTAATGTTCTTTCATCGATTGATCGTGTGAGCGAAGGCACAATTTTAATACAAGGAAAAGAAATGACAAGGATGAAAGAGAAAGAATTAGCCCAGTTTCGAAAGCATCACTTAGGATTTATATTTCAAGACTATAATTTGCTGGACACTTTAACAGTGAAGGAAAATATATTATTGCCTCTATCTATTACAAAAACGCCCCAAAAAGAGGCAAATGAACAATTTGAAGCCTTAGCTTCACAACTGGGAATATATGAGTTGCAAAACAAGTATCCTAATGAAATCTCTGGTGGACAAAAACAACGTACATCTGCAGCAAGGGCATTTGTTCACGAGCCTAGTATTATTTTTGCTGATGAGCCAACTGGTGCACTTGATTCAAAGTCAGCTTCAGATTTATTGCAAAAGTTAAGCGAGTTAAATCAAAAGCGTAAATCAACGATCGTTATGGTAACACATGATCCAACTGCAGCAAGCTTTTGTCACCGGGTTATCTTTATTAAGGATGGCCAAGTATATACCCAATTGCATAAAGGTGTCCAGGAAAGAAAAGATTTTCTTAAAGACATTATTAAAACCCAAGGTGTTCTAGGCGGTGTGCAATATGAGCACTAA
- a CDS encoding FecCD family ABC transporter permease gives MKKETQLFVPFLVKFFVAVLLFICIFIVSLVFGAADISVKDVWLSFMPNITNEQITIIREIRLPREVAAIFVGSALATSGAIMQGMTRNPLADPGLLGLTAGANAALAIMISFLPSANYLWVMISCFIGAAVGALLVFGIGSMKKGGFSPIRIVLAGSAISAFLYAIAEGIGLYSQTSKDVSMWTAGGLVGTSWSQLQIIVPVIIIGMIIAMFFSKQLTILSLSEEVAVGLGQKTFQIKVILFILIILLAGASVALVGNMAFIGLMIPHIARAIVGTDYRFIIPMSAIVGAAFMLFADTIGRTLNAPFETPVVAIVAVMGIPFFLIIVKKGGRAFS, from the coding sequence ATGAAAAAGGAAACTCAACTATTCGTTCCATTTTTAGTAAAATTTTTTGTAGCTGTACTTTTGTTTATTTGTATATTTATCGTCTCTTTAGTATTTGGAGCTGCTGATATTTCTGTTAAAGATGTGTGGCTTTCTTTTATGCCAAATATAACAAATGAACAAATTACAATTATTCGGGAGATACGATTACCTCGAGAGGTTGCTGCAATTTTTGTAGGATCAGCTCTTGCAACTTCGGGTGCTATTATGCAAGGAATGACAAGGAATCCACTGGCTGATCCCGGGTTACTGGGCTTGACGGCAGGCGCTAATGCTGCACTCGCCATTATGATATCCTTTTTACCATCTGCTAACTACTTATGGGTGATGATTTCCTGCTTTATTGGGGCTGCAGTTGGGGCTTTATTAGTGTTCGGAATTGGTTCAATGAAAAAGGGAGGCTTTTCCCCTATCCGCATTGTTTTAGCTGGTTCTGCTATCTCAGCCTTTCTCTATGCAATTGCTGAAGGCATTGGTCTTTACTCACAAACGTCAAAAGATGTTTCCATGTGGACAGCAGGAGGGTTAGTTGGTACTTCATGGAGCCAATTACAAATCATTGTTCCTGTCATTATCATTGGAATGATCATCGCAATGTTTTTTTCAAAACAATTAACGATACTTAGTTTAAGTGAAGAAGTTGCAGTTGGACTAGGTCAAAAAACATTTCAAATTAAAGTCATTCTTTTCATCTTGATCATTTTACTTGCAGGTGCTTCTGTTGCACTTGTTGGAAATATGGCTTTTATCGGGCTTATGATTCCACACATAGCGAGGGCAATTGTTGGAACTGATTATCGTTTTATTATCCCTATGTCAGCCATTGTTGGTGCAGCCTTTATGCTGTTTGCTGATACCATTGGCCGAACATTAAATGCTCCATTTGAAACACCAGTTGTCGCAATTGTTGCTGTTATGGGTATCCCCTTCTTCTTAATTATCGTTAAGAAAGGAGGCAGAGCATTCTCATGA
- a CDS encoding ABC transporter permease, with product MSTNQLIIRNLKKNIKNYSLYAFALIFTVALYFAFVTLQYDPAMDAAKGSIKGGAAIRAASILLVVIVGVFLLYANTIFIKRRSKEIGLFQLIGMTKHEIFRILSMENIILYFSSLLIGIFIGFSFSKLITLILFKVTAVESVATLRFSTQAFIQTIIVFSAIYLVIMAMNFVFIKKQSILSLFRVKSSTEGKVKKISVVEILIGVLGLTLIISGYYVSSKLFSGDFTSMNTLFLAMVFILGSVIVGTYLFYKGSVRFIANVIRKNKQGYLNIHEVLSLSSIMFRMKSNAMLLTIITTVSALAIGLLSLSYISYYSAEQLAINNVPDDFSFTIEKDAEQFKQKLAEQNIDYEEAIIPVLQANVNVENIMNTKLEGLNTDPNSMQMPVVSDEHIEGIDVSADETIFTGYNDLLQTFMGFKNSGDISFVGNKEKIEQYYLGLEKDYPISWYFTSGGIPVAIVDKSTFQRMEKDLVKDIQTESNLYIGISLRNKDEVQEANNIFIELGFHESSFHDSQLNMSNNQKNQMGLIMFIVGFLGLTFLITSGCILYFKQMDESEDEKPNYTILRKLGFTQTDLLKGIQVKQVYNFGIPLTIGLLHSYFAVQSGWFLFGTEVWTPMLIVMGLYTVLYSIFAVLSVMYDKNVIKSAL from the coding sequence ATGAGCACTAATCAACTGATAATCCGAAACTTAAAGAAAAACATTAAAAACTATTCTCTTTATGCATTTGCCTTAATCTTCACTGTTGCCCTTTATTTTGCATTTGTTACGTTACAGTATGACCCTGCAATGGATGCTGCAAAAGGATCGATTAAAGGTGGAGCAGCAATTAGAGCAGCTTCTATTTTACTTGTTGTCATAGTCGGTGTTTTTCTCCTGTATGCAAACACTATCTTTATTAAAAGAAGAAGTAAAGAAATTGGATTATTTCAATTAATTGGAATGACCAAACATGAAATCTTTCGTATTTTGAGTATGGAAAATATTATCTTATACTTTAGTTCGTTACTAATTGGAATATTTATTGGGTTTTCTTTTTCAAAACTGATTACACTCATTTTGTTTAAAGTTACTGCCGTAGAAAGCGTCGCTACCCTTCGCTTTTCAACTCAGGCCTTTATCCAAACAATTATTGTGTTTAGTGCGATTTATCTTGTCATTATGGCAATGAACTTCGTTTTTATAAAGAAACAGAGTATTTTATCCCTCTTTAGAGTGAAGTCTTCAACTGAAGGAAAAGTAAAAAAGATCTCTGTAGTAGAAATTCTAATTGGTGTTCTTGGATTGACACTTATTATCTCAGGCTATTATGTCTCTTCGAAATTATTCAGTGGAGATTTTACATCAATGAATACTTTGTTTTTAGCTATGGTGTTTATTCTTGGTTCAGTTATTGTTGGAACATACTTGTTTTACAAAGGCTCTGTTCGTTTTATTGCCAATGTCATACGCAAGAATAAGCAAGGATACCTTAATATCCATGAAGTGTTGTCTCTTTCTTCTATAATGTTTCGTATGAAATCGAATGCCATGCTATTAACAATCATTACAACCGTGTCCGCCCTTGCAATCGGATTATTATCGCTAAGTTATATTTCGTATTATTCAGCAGAGCAGCTGGCTATTAATAATGTTCCTGATGATTTTTCTTTTACAATTGAAAAAGATGCAGAGCAATTTAAACAAAAATTAGCAGAACAAAATATAGATTATGAGGAAGCAATCATCCCTGTACTCCAAGCAAATGTAAATGTGGAAAATATCATGAATACGAAGCTTGAAGGATTAAATACGGATCCAAACTCCATGCAAATGCCAGTTGTTAGTGATGAACATATTGAAGGTATTGATGTTTCAGCAGATGAAACGATCTTTACAGGATATAATGATCTTCTTCAAACATTTATGGGCTTTAAAAACTCTGGTGACATATCTTTTGTTGGAAATAAGGAAAAAATTGAACAATATTACTTAGGGCTAGAGAAGGACTATCCTATTTCCTGGTACTTTACAAGCGGTGGAATACCAGTTGCCATCGTTGATAAATCTACGTTTCAACGTATGGAAAAAGACCTTGTAAAAGATATACAAACTGAATCAAATCTATATATTGGAATTAGTTTACGGAATAAGGATGAAGTTCAAGAAGCAAACAACATCTTTATAGAATTGGGCTTTCATGAAAGTTCATTTCATGATTCACAGCTTAATATGAGTAACAATCAGAAAAATCAAATGGGTCTTATTATGTTTATCGTTGGGTTCTTAGGTTTAACCTTCCTCATCACATCCGGATGTATCCTTTACTTTAAGCAGATGGATGAGAGTGAAGATGAAAAACCGAATTATACCATCTTGCGAAAGCTTGGCTTTACCCAAACTGATCTATTAAAAGGGATTCAAGTAAAGCAGGTTTATAACTTCGGTATTCCACTAACAATTGGTCTTCTGCATAGCTACTTTGCTGTACAATCCGGCTGGTTTTTATTCGGAACAGAGGTTTGGACACCAATGTTAATTGTTATGGGGCTTTATACCGTTTTATATTCAATCTTTGCTGTTCTATCGGTTATGTATGATAAAAATGTCATTAAGAGCGCTTTGTAA